In Methylomonas sp. MK1, the following are encoded in one genomic region:
- a CDS encoding FAD-dependent oxidoreductase, which produces MATRCAYRLTPSRIALLLVIAGLLGLFFSFDLQNYLTLHNLKSQQAAIADYRHINPLLAAALYAALYIAVTALSLPGATILTLAGGAVFGLLWGTLIVSFASSIGATLAFLAARFLLRDWVKSRFNARLRAIDEGVSREGPLYLFTLRLVPLFPFFMINLAMGLTPIKTRTFYWVSQIGMLAGTLVYVNAGTQLAKIDSLSGILSPSLLGSFALLGVFPWLAKHMLEFFKQRKIYANWPKPDRFDNNLIVIGAGSGGLVSAYIAAAVKAKVTLIEKHKMGGDCLNTGCVPSKALIRSAKLLSQIKRAPEYGIAKAEAEFAFADVMERVQQVIKSVAPHDSIERYTALGVEVITGTAKIVSPWAVEVTTADGVKTLTSRSIVIAAGARPFVPPIPGMENIDYLTSDNIWDLRELPKRLLVLGGGPMGCELTQTFNRLGSQVTQVEMAPRLMLREDPDVSDIVQARFRAEGVDVKVKHTAKEFIVENGEHILLAEHDEQIVRIAFDKVLIAIGRAAKVQAYGVEELGIAVSPRLTLETNQFQQTNYPNIFAVGDVAGPYQFTHTAAHQAWYAAVNALFGHIKKFRTDYSVIPWSTFTDPELARVGLNEQEAQAQNIAYEVSKYDIADLDRAITDGEAHGFVKVLTVPGKDKILGVTIVGEHAGDLLAEFVLAMKHNIGLNKILGTIHIYPTLAEANKYVAGVWKSNHAPKRMLEWLSRYHTWRRRV; this is translated from the coding sequence ATGGCCACTCGATGCGCCTACCGCTTGACCCCGTCAAGAATTGCCTTGCTACTGGTAATCGCGGGATTGCTCGGGCTGTTTTTCAGCTTTGATCTCCAGAATTATCTGACTCTGCACAACCTAAAGTCGCAGCAGGCGGCGATAGCCGACTATCGCCACATTAATCCACTGCTGGCGGCGGCACTGTATGCCGCGTTGTATATCGCGGTCACAGCTCTATCGCTGCCGGGGGCAACGATCTTAACGTTGGCCGGCGGCGCGGTGTTCGGTTTGTTATGGGGCACGCTGATCGTCTCGTTTGCCTCTAGCATCGGCGCTACGCTGGCGTTTCTGGCCGCACGATTTTTGTTGCGCGACTGGGTCAAATCTCGGTTTAACGCCCGCTTACGGGCCATTGATGAGGGCGTGAGTCGTGAAGGCCCGTTATATTTGTTTACCTTGCGTCTAGTGCCGTTGTTCCCGTTTTTCATGATCAATCTGGCGATGGGATTGACGCCGATCAAGACCAGGACGTTTTACTGGGTTAGCCAGATCGGCATGCTGGCCGGCACCTTGGTGTACGTCAATGCCGGCACCCAGTTGGCGAAAATCGATTCACTCTCCGGTATTCTGTCTCCAAGCTTGCTGGGTTCGTTTGCCTTGCTCGGTGTGTTTCCCTGGCTGGCTAAACACATGCTCGAATTCTTCAAGCAACGCAAAATTTACGCAAACTGGCCTAAACCCGACCGTTTCGACAACAATCTGATTGTGATCGGCGCCGGCTCAGGCGGTTTAGTGTCGGCCTATATCGCCGCCGCAGTCAAAGCTAAAGTGACCTTGATCGAAAAGCACAAAATGGGCGGCGACTGTCTGAACACCGGTTGCGTGCCGTCTAAGGCACTGATTCGCTCGGCCAAGTTGCTGTCGCAGATCAAACGCGCACCCGAGTACGGTATCGCCAAAGCCGAGGCTGAATTTGCTTTCGCGGACGTGATGGAGCGAGTGCAACAGGTAATCAAATCCGTAGCGCCGCACGATTCCATCGAGCGCTATACCGCGCTGGGCGTGGAAGTTATTACAGGCACTGCCAAAATCGTTTCGCCCTGGGCGGTGGAAGTGACGACAGCCGACGGTGTCAAAACCCTCACCAGCCGTTCCATTGTCATCGCCGCCGGCGCCCGACCATTCGTGCCGCCGATTCCCGGAATGGAAAACATCGATTATCTGACCTCGGATAATATCTGGGACTTACGCGAATTACCCAAGCGCTTGCTGGTGCTGGGTGGCGGGCCGATGGGCTGCGAATTGACGCAAACCTTTAACCGGCTGGGTAGTCAGGTCACGCAGGTGGAAATGGCGCCGCGCCTTATGCTACGCGAAGACCCGGATGTATCGGACATAGTCCAGGCCCGCTTCCGGGCAGAAGGCGTGGACGTCAAAGTCAAGCACACCGCCAAGGAATTTATTGTCGAAAACGGCGAACACATTTTGCTGGCCGAGCATGACGAGCAAATCGTCAGAATCGCCTTCGATAAAGTGTTGATCGCCATCGGCCGTGCGGCCAAGGTGCAAGCTTATGGCGTCGAAGAACTGGGGATTGCCGTGTCACCGCGCCTTACCCTGGAAACCAACCAATTCCAGCAAACCAACTATCCAAATATTTTCGCCGTCGGCGACGTGGCGGGGCCGTATCAATTTACCCACACCGCCGCCCATCAGGCCTGGTATGCAGCGGTCAACGCTTTATTCGGGCATATTAAAAAATTTCGTACCGATTATTCGGTGATTCCCTGGTCGACGTTTACCGATCCGGAATTAGCGCGCGTGGGTTTGAACGAGCAGGAAGCGCAAGCGCAGAATATCGCTTATGAAGTCTCCAAATACGACATAGCCGATCTGGATAGAGCAATTACCGACGGGGAGGCGCATGGCTTTGTTAAAGTGCTGACCGTCCCCGGCAAGGACAAGATTCTCGGCGTGACTATCGTCGGTGAGCATGCTGGGGATTTGCTGGCCGAGTTCGTGCTGGCGATGAAACACAACATTGGTTTGAATAAAATCCTCGGCACTATTCATATCTACCCAACCCTGGCCGAAGCTAATAAATATGTGGCGGGCGTCTGGAAAAGCAATCACGCTCCCAAGCGAATGTTGGAATGGTTGAGCCGTTATCATACTTGGCGGCGCCGGGTTTAA
- the arsS gene encoding arsenosugar biosynthesis radical SAM (seleno)protein ArsS (Some members of this family are selenoproteins.), protein MHDTKPLLVNSDFPAIFRKPLEILQINLGYRCNLSCVHCHVNAGPNRIEMMSRETIDEVLALAETANIHTLDLTGGAPEMHADFRYLVRAARDRGIEVIDRCNLTILEDPEYADLATFLAAQQVNIVASLPCYLEENVDKQRGKGVFKDSLAALQRLNRLGYGQPDSGLELNLVFNPQAAVLPPDQHNLERAYKQHLQQHYGIVFNRLFAIANMPIQRFGSTLVSHGRFESYLSLLKNSFRAENLENLMCLNTLSIDWQGYVYDCDFNQMLGLPLGAVTKPKTHISELHLHPLQGAPIATAAHCYGCTAGQGSSCGGALG, encoded by the coding sequence ATGCACGATACGAAACCTTTGCTGGTCAACAGCGATTTTCCGGCTATTTTTCGCAAGCCGTTGGAGATTTTGCAAATCAATCTGGGTTATCGGTGCAACTTGAGCTGTGTGCATTGCCATGTCAACGCCGGCCCCAATCGCATCGAGATGATGAGTCGGGAGACTATAGATGAAGTACTTGCGCTTGCCGAAACAGCCAACATTCATACGCTGGATTTGACCGGCGGCGCGCCGGAAATGCATGCAGATTTTCGCTATTTGGTGCGAGCAGCGCGTGATCGAGGCATCGAGGTGATTGATCGTTGCAATCTGACCATTCTGGAAGATCCTGAATACGCCGATCTCGCGACATTTCTGGCCGCGCAGCAGGTCAACATCGTCGCCTCGCTGCCGTGTTATCTGGAAGAAAATGTCGACAAACAACGCGGTAAAGGCGTGTTCAAAGACAGTCTGGCGGCCTTACAGCGTTTGAATCGGTTGGGTTATGGCCAGCCGGACAGCGGACTGGAATTGAATCTGGTGTTCAACCCGCAAGCCGCGGTGTTGCCGCCCGATCAACATAATCTGGAACGGGCATATAAACAGCACTTGCAGCAACATTACGGCATCGTCTTCAACCGCCTGTTTGCCATCGCCAATATGCCGATTCAGCGTTTCGGTAGCACCTTGGTCAGTCATGGCCGCTTCGAATCTTATCTGAGTTTATTGAAAAACAGTTTTCGCGCCGAGAACCTTGAAAACTTGATGTGCCTGAATACTCTCAGCATCGACTGGCAAGGCTATGTCTACGATTGCGATTTCAATCAGATGCTGGGTTTGCCCTTGGGCGCCGTAACCAAACCCAAAACTCATATCAGCGAGTTGCACCTGCACCCACTGCAAGGCGCCCCCATCGCTACCGCCGCCCATTGTTACGGTTGCACCGCCGGCCAAGGCAGCAGTTGCGGCGGGGCTTTAGGCTAA
- a CDS encoding DUF3047 domain-containing protein produces the protein MIILLYPAYISARLTLVMHKLLLCLAILLSHHPVNADNKLPIGEFSQNRLEGWKHKSFKGETQYRLQTLDGVTALVADSHAAGSGLFKEQRIDLTQTPFLNWSWRIGNRLSGLNEQSKAGDDYAARVYVVVKGGLAFWQTKAINYVWAGNSKKDSVWPNAFAGDHAMMMALRDQEAPLNVWEHEKRNIRADFKQFFGEDLSAIDAVAIMTDTDNSGGQVSAAYGDIWFSKD, from the coding sequence ATGATAATTCTCCTGTATCCGGCTTATATCAGCGCCAGATTGACATTAGTGATGCATAAACTATTGCTGTGCCTGGCGATTTTGCTGTCGCATCATCCAGTGAATGCCGACAATAAACTACCTATCGGCGAGTTCAGCCAGAATCGCCTGGAGGGTTGGAAACATAAAAGCTTTAAAGGCGAAACCCAATACCGATTGCAAACACTCGACGGCGTGACCGCGCTGGTGGCCGATAGCCACGCCGCCGGTTCCGGCCTGTTCAAGGAGCAACGCATCGATCTAACGCAAACGCCATTCCTGAACTGGTCGTGGCGCATCGGTAATCGTTTATCCGGCTTGAACGAACAAAGTAAGGCTGGCGATGATTATGCGGCGCGGGTGTATGTGGTGGTCAAAGGCGGACTGGCATTTTGGCAAACCAAGGCCATCAATTATGTCTGGGCCGGCAACAGCAAAAAGGACAGTGTCTGGCCTAATGCGTTTGCCGGCGATCATGCGATGATGATGGCTTTACGCGATCAGGAAGCACCGTTGAATGTCTGGGAACACGAAAAACGCAATATTAGGGCCGATTTCAAGCAATTCTTCGGTGAAGACCTGTCCGCCATCGATGCCGTCGCCATCATGACCGATACCGACAACAGCGGCGGCCAAGTCTCCGCCGCTTATGGCGACATCTGGTTTTCCAAGGATTAA
- the queG gene encoding tRNA epoxyqueuosine(34) reductase QueG, with the protein MNTPPPAEDLKALVERIKHWGEELGFQQIGISDTDLNTAEEHLYNWLDKGFNGEMQYMAAHGLKRSRPALLQEGTRSIISARMDYLPEASTTSKQLLDDPAAAFVSRYALGRDYHKLLRNRLQKLADKIAEEIGPFGYRAFVDSAPVLEKAIAEKAGLGWIGKHSNLINRRAGSWFFLGEIYTDLALPSDQPVGNHCGQCRACLDICPTQAIVGPYQVDARRCVSYLTIELHGSIPVELRPLLGNRIYGCDDCQLVCPWNRFAKLSAESDFKPRHRLDQATLLELFSWTEAEFLQKTEGSAIRRIGHQRWLRNIAVALGNGKATDAAKTALSGRLSNDSEMVREHTQWALQKLTSLSI; encoded by the coding sequence TTGAACACTCCCCCCCCAGCTGAAGATCTTAAAGCACTTGTCGAACGCATCAAACACTGGGGCGAGGAATTGGGATTTCAGCAGATTGGTATCAGCGATACGGATTTGAATACCGCCGAAGAGCATCTGTACAACTGGCTGGACAAGGGCTTTAACGGCGAGATGCAATACATGGCCGCACACGGTTTGAAACGCAGTCGCCCGGCTTTGTTGCAGGAAGGTACGCGCAGCATTATCTCGGCACGAATGGATTATTTGCCGGAAGCATCGACCACCAGCAAGCAATTATTAGACGACCCGGCCGCCGCCTTCGTATCTCGGTATGCCTTGGGGCGCGATTACCACAAACTGCTGCGGAATAGACTGCAAAAACTGGCGGACAAAATCGCCGAGGAGATTGGTCCGTTCGGCTATCGGGCGTTTGTGGATAGCGCACCGGTTTTGGAAAAAGCCATCGCCGAGAAAGCCGGCTTGGGCTGGATAGGCAAGCACAGCAATCTAATCAATCGCCGCGCCGGCTCCTGGTTTTTTCTCGGGGAAATTTATACCGACTTGGCCTTACCCAGCGATCAGCCAGTCGGCAACCACTGCGGACAATGCAGGGCTTGTTTGGATATTTGCCCGACGCAAGCCATCGTCGGCCCGTATCAGGTCGATGCCCGCCGTTGTGTATCCTATTTAACTATCGAATTGCACGGCAGCATTCCGGTGGAATTGCGGCCTTTGCTCGGCAATCGGATTTACGGTTGCGATGATTGCCAGTTGGTGTGCCCGTGGAATCGCTTCGCCAAACTCAGCGCAGAAAGCGATTTCAAACCCCGGCATCGTTTGGATCAGGCGACTTTGCTTGAACTATTTAGCTGGACCGAAGCCGAATTTCTGCAAAAAACCGAAGGCTCGGCCATTCGCCGCATCGGCCATCAGCGTTGGCTGCGCAATATCGCCGTGGCACTGGGTAATGGCAAAGCAACCGACGCGGCTAAGACGGCATTGAGCGGCAGATTGAGTAACGATTCGGAGATGGTCCGCGAGCATACACAATGGGCTTTGCAGAAATTGACCAGTCTGAGCATTTAG
- a CDS encoding putative metalloprotease CJM1_0395 family protein codes for MLVTASSNQTSLYRLTGRSLAATGEPASAEPIAQAAKSGSAQSGQYSPEQLSQIAELKARDQEVRAHEQAHLSAAGGIAVSGARFTFVTGPDGQRYATGGEVNIDVSEVSGNPEATLRKADTIRRAALAPASPSGPDQSIAAKAAAMANKARGELLNSQKQPSRNGELLDLTA; via the coding sequence ATGCTGGTCACCGCCTCTTCCAATCAAACCTCTCTATATCGGCTGACCGGCCGCAGCCTAGCCGCGACCGGTGAACCAGCGTCTGCCGAACCCATCGCCCAAGCCGCGAAAAGCGGAAGCGCCCAATCCGGCCAATACAGTCCGGAACAGCTAAGCCAAATTGCCGAGCTTAAAGCCCGAGACCAGGAAGTTAGAGCTCACGAACAAGCTCATTTAAGTGCCGCCGGCGGTATCGCCGTCAGTGGTGCGCGTTTTACGTTTGTGACGGGGCCGGATGGTCAACGTTACGCTACCGGCGGTGAAGTGAATATCGATGTCTCGGAGGTTTCCGGTAACCCGGAAGCCACCCTGCGTAAAGCGGACACTATCCGCCGCGCGGCATTAGCGCCGGCCAGTCCATCAGGCCCGGATCAAAGCATCGCCGCCAAGGCTGCGGCAATGGCAAATAAAGCCCGCGGGGAATTGTTAAATTCGCAAAAACAACCCAGCCGTAACGGCGAACTCCTCGACCTGACCGCCTAA
- a CDS encoding PilZ domain-containing protein: MIDNKRRHPRLKHRAKIRMTVPASAEAVVVDMRDFSETGLFLLCANELIPPIGALVEVQTTEFDDAPIQTAIVVRVEPDVGFGLEFAPR, encoded by the coding sequence GTGATTGATAACAAGCGCAGGCACCCGCGCCTAAAGCACCGTGCCAAAATCAGGATGACGGTGCCGGCATCGGCTGAAGCGGTCGTGGTGGACATGCGGGACTTTTCCGAGACTGGATTGTTTTTACTGTGTGCCAACGAATTAATCCCGCCGATTGGCGCGTTAGTGGAAGTGCAAACTACCGAATTCGACGATGCGCCGATACAAACGGCTATCGTGGTGAGGGTGGAGCCGGACGTAGGCTTCGGTCTGGAGTTTGCGCCGCGTTGA
- a CDS encoding glutaredoxin family protein, with translation MLILKLFPECLAQLPSILMRFGLVLVLALATMPTVGAVENRVDIEAFVRNGCPHCQQAEQFLADLQIEQPDLRIVIRNISAEPAALERLQQIAESRQAGPIRLPTFLVRGEYIVGYSAEAGSSGLIRNALLAGAPPNEASDAEAGSCEVQVSESCDVPVSQPAPPELEVFAVNLFGRRIGLDEVGLPAFTLAMGLLDGFNPCSMWVLILMISMLAPMQNRPRMLAVAGTFVVVEGLAYFVFMAAWLNLFLLIGLSRASELAIAGIAVLAGAINLKDFWAFGVGVSLSIPAAAKPGIYNRIRRILQADNLAGAILGAVVLALLVQIVELLCTSGFPALYTRILTLRELNGLDYYGYLLLYNLAYMLDDVVVLGVGVVTLSQRRLQQKEGRWLKLLSGLAMVSLGLYLILRGLGE, from the coding sequence GTGCTGATACTAAAACTGTTTCCGGAGTGCTTGGCTCAGCTACCGTCGATACTGATGCGTTTCGGTTTGGTGCTGGTGCTTGCGTTGGCAACCATGCCGACTGTCGGCGCGGTCGAAAACCGGGTTGATATTGAAGCCTTTGTGCGTAACGGTTGTCCGCATTGCCAACAAGCCGAACAATTTTTGGCGGACCTGCAAATAGAGCAACCCGATTTAAGAATCGTTATTCGCAATATCTCTGCCGAGCCGGCCGCTTTGGAACGATTGCAACAGATTGCCGAATCCCGGCAAGCCGGGCCAATCAGATTGCCGACATTTCTGGTGCGTGGCGAATATATCGTCGGTTATTCCGCGGAAGCTGGTAGTAGCGGTTTGATTAGGAATGCCTTGCTTGCCGGTGCGCCGCCGAATGAAGCGTCCGATGCGGAGGCCGGTAGCTGCGAAGTGCAGGTCAGCGAGTCGTGCGACGTGCCGGTTAGCCAGCCGGCGCCGCCCGAACTGGAGGTGTTTGCCGTGAATTTGTTCGGCCGGCGGATCGGTCTTGACGAGGTCGGCTTGCCAGCCTTCACGCTAGCCATGGGCTTGCTGGACGGCTTCAATCCCTGTTCGATGTGGGTGTTGATTTTGATGATTTCGATGTTGGCGCCTATGCAAAACCGGCCCAGGATGTTGGCGGTGGCCGGCACGTTCGTTGTGGTCGAAGGGTTGGCTTATTTCGTGTTTATGGCGGCCTGGTTGAATCTGTTTTTGCTGATAGGCTTATCGCGGGCGTCGGAATTGGCTATTGCCGGCATTGCCGTGTTGGCCGGCGCGATCAATCTGAAAGATTTTTGGGCGTTTGGCGTGGGCGTGTCCCTGTCGATTCCCGCCGCCGCCAAACCCGGCATTTACAACCGGATCCGGCGGATCCTGCAAGCCGACAATTTGGCGGGCGCGATCTTGGGTGCCGTGGTGTTGGCTTTGCTGGTGCAGATTGTCGAGTTACTGTGTACGTCCGGGTTTCCGGCCCTTTACACGCGCATACTCACCTTGCGGGAATTGAACGGCTTGGACTATTACGGTTATTTATTGTTGTACAATCTGGCCTATATGCTGGATGACGTCGTTGTGCTGGGTGTGGGGGTCGTGACACTGAGTCAGCGCCGCTTGCAGCAAAAAGAAGGTCGTTGGCTGAAATTGCTTAGCGGCTTGGCGATGGTAAGTTTGGGATTGTATTTAATTTTGCGCGGTTTAGGCGAGTAG
- the mrcB gene encoding penicillin-binding protein 1B: MPRRPRSSKSTVRRRKSQPQASWLKRSLVSLLLIGAFVLAVYVSYLDYTVRQQFEGKRWSIPARVYASPVELYAGYEISSKNLEDLLLELHYRQDNQLAGEGSYYIKGGQINIRTRAFNFGNTPQDSRKISVSFTSGGIGSITDSGTGESLAIVRMDPVQIGSFYPTRKEDRILIKLDEAPQTLVQGLLSTEDKDFYNHFGISPKGIVRAMWSNVKAGGMVQGGSTITQQLVKNFFLNPKRTLRRKLKEALMSFILEYRYSKDEILEAYLNEIFLGQDGASAVHGFGLASEFYFGQSLKTLNLHQVATLVALVRGPSEYDPRRNPEHTLERRNIVLDAMHTEGFIDAQQLSEAKKQPIGVATVIHRSANRYPGFIDLVKRQLKQEYKEDDLTSEGLRIVTTLDTRIQDTLEKSIASKLKHLERSPKSNDLETAAIVTRRDSGEIVALAGGRDAEDTGFNRALDAVRPIGSLIKPVVYLTALEYPDRYTIATPISDTRLEIPAERGKTWSPDNYDNQEHGIVPLHSALTHSYNMATVRIGMDIGLAKVANTLKSMGVSRPVDLFPSFLLGAQPLTPLEVTQLYQTLAGDGFATPLRSIRAVNAADGKALQSYPFTVRQAVDPAATFITNTILQEVMYAGTGHSAYNYLPQNMALVGKTGTTNQLRDSWFAGFSGDFLSVVWVGRDDNKPTGLTGGTGALQIWSELMRQVSKKPVSLVPPDNVQMTWIDTASGLLSNEGCPGAKLMPFVDGSGPSQFADCGASPESGESWLNNLNPF, from the coding sequence ATGCCTAGACGACCCAGAAGCAGCAAATCGACCGTTAGACGCAGAAAATCGCAACCCCAAGCATCATGGCTGAAACGCTCGCTGGTTTCGCTGCTGCTAATTGGGGCTTTCGTATTGGCGGTGTATGTCAGCTACCTAGATTACACGGTGCGTCAGCAATTCGAGGGCAAGCGTTGGTCCATTCCAGCCCGCGTATATGCCAGCCCGGTCGAGTTGTACGCCGGTTATGAAATCTCCAGCAAAAACCTGGAAGACTTATTGCTTGAATTGCATTACCGTCAGGACAATCAACTGGCTGGCGAAGGCTCGTATTACATCAAGGGCGGCCAGATCAATATCCGTACCCGCGCCTTCAATTTTGGCAACACGCCTCAGGACAGCCGCAAGATCAGCGTTAGTTTCACTAGTGGCGGCATCGGCAGTATTACCGACTCCGGCACCGGCGAGAGCTTGGCCATCGTCCGCATGGACCCGGTGCAAATCGGCAGTTTTTATCCGACGCGGAAAGAAGATCGCATTCTGATCAAGCTGGACGAAGCGCCGCAAACCTTGGTGCAAGGCCTGCTATCCACCGAAGACAAAGATTTTTACAACCATTTCGGCATCTCGCCCAAAGGCATCGTCCGCGCCATGTGGTCGAACGTGAAAGCCGGCGGCATGGTGCAAGGCGGCAGTACCATCACCCAACAATTGGTGAAAAACTTTTTCCTGAATCCCAAACGCACGCTGCGCCGCAAGCTTAAAGAAGCCTTGATGTCCTTTATTCTGGAATATCGCTACAGCAAGGACGAAATTCTGGAAGCTTATCTGAATGAAATTTTCCTGGGCCAAGACGGTGCCAGCGCGGTACATGGCTTTGGTTTGGCCAGCGAATTTTATTTTGGGCAATCATTAAAAACCCTGAATTTGCATCAAGTTGCTACATTGGTGGCATTGGTACGCGGGCCGTCCGAGTATGATCCACGCCGCAATCCTGAACACACGCTGGAACGCCGCAACATCGTGCTGGATGCGATGCATACGGAAGGTTTTATCGACGCACAGCAACTGAGCGAAGCCAAAAAACAACCGATAGGCGTCGCGACGGTGATTCATCGCTCCGCCAATCGCTATCCGGGTTTTATCGATCTGGTGAAACGCCAACTGAAACAGGAATATAAAGAAGACGATCTGACCTCGGAAGGCCTGCGCATCGTCACCACCTTGGATACCCGCATCCAAGACACATTGGAAAAATCCATCGCCAGCAAACTGAAGCATTTAGAGAGAAGCCCGAAAAGTAACGATCTGGAAACCGCAGCCATTGTAACCCGTCGCGATAGCGGCGAAATTGTCGCACTGGCCGGTGGCCGCGACGCCGAGGACACCGGTTTCAATCGCGCTTTGGACGCTGTAAGGCCGATAGGTTCGCTGATCAAACCGGTGGTCTATTTGACCGCACTGGAATATCCGGACCGCTACACCATCGCCACGCCGATCAGCGATACCCGCTTGGAAATTCCAGCCGAAAGAGGCAAAACCTGGTCGCCGGACAACTATGATAATCAGGAACACGGCATCGTGCCGCTGCATAGCGCCCTCACCCACTCCTACAATATGGCGACGGTGCGGATTGGCATGGACATTGGCTTGGCTAAAGTCGCCAACACCTTAAAAAGCATGGGGGTCAGCCGGCCGGTGGATTTGTTTCCGTCCTTCCTGTTGGGCGCGCAACCTTTGACGCCGCTGGAAGTCACGCAGCTTTACCAAACCCTGGCCGGCGACGGTTTTGCCACGCCGCTGCGCTCGATCCGCGCGGTAAACGCCGCCGACGGCAAAGCCCTGCAAAGTTATCCTTTTACCGTGCGTCAAGCGGTCGACCCTGCCGCCACCTTTATTACCAACACCATTTTGCAAGAAGTGATGTATGCCGGCACCGGCCATTCCGCGTATAACTATTTGCCGCAGAACATGGCCTTAGTCGGCAAAACCGGCACCACCAATCAATTACGCGACAGCTGGTTTGCCGGTTTTAGCGGCGATTTTCTATCGGTGGTATGGGTTGGCCGCGACGACAACAAACCGACCGGCTTGACCGGCGGAACCGGCGCCTTGCAAATCTGGTCCGAGCTGATGCGGCAAGTGTCGAAGAAGCCGGTCAGCCTGGTACCGCCCGATAATGTACAGATGACCTGGATAGATACTGCCAGCGGCTTGCTCAGCAATGAAGGCTGCCCCGGCGCTAAATTGATGCCGTTCGTGGATGGCTCCGGACCCAGCCAATTTGCCGACTGCGGAGCAAGTCCGGAATCCGGCGAAAGCTGGCTTAATAACCTGAACCCTTTTTAA
- the lolA gene encoding outer membrane lipoprotein chaperone LolA, with product MLLKHIFALIFLIATAQSAWADDAPITRLKNFLASSAALSADFKQISFDKSGRPAQNSLGKFYLSRPGKFRWNYQKPFVQEIVSNAGKVWFYDADLEQVTVKQLDDSLGSTPALLLTGEVDIEEKFILQEQGKEDDGMNWVKLSPKNEESGFKYILIGLNGNQLGGMELSDNFGQLTRIYFSNIQLNPKLDDALFNFKAPKGVDVFEN from the coding sequence ATGTTGCTTAAACACATTTTTGCTCTGATTTTCCTGATCGCCACCGCCCAGTCAGCCTGGGCCGACGATGCGCCGATTACTCGGCTGAAAAATTTTTTAGCCAGTAGCGCTGCCTTATCGGCTGATTTTAAACAAATCAGCTTCGATAAAAGCGGCCGTCCGGCGCAAAACAGCCTCGGCAAATTTTATCTAAGCCGACCCGGTAAATTTCGTTGGAACTACCAAAAGCCCTTTGTGCAAGAGATTGTGTCCAATGCCGGCAAAGTCTGGTTTTACGATGCCGATCTGGAACAGGTGACGGTCAAACAGTTGGACGATTCGCTAGGCTCCACTCCCGCCCTGTTGTTGACCGGCGAAGTGGATATTGAGGAAAAGTTTATCCTACAGGAACAAGGCAAAGAAGACGACGGCATGAACTGGGTGAAACTATCGCCCAAGAATGAAGAAAGCGGGTTCAAGTACATTTTGATCGGCCTGAACGGCAACCAATTGGGCGGTATGGAACTGAGCGACAATTTCGGACAATTAACCCGAATATATTTTTCCAACATCCAGCTCAATCCCAAGCTGGACGACGCCTTGTTTAATTTCAAAGCGCCGAAAGGCGTGGATGTCTTTGAAAACTAA